TACTCCGTTCATATTGTGATCACGCAATGGGAGATGAGTGGCATTGGTCAACTTTTTCCCCCATCCATCTATGCTCCTGTATTCTTTTGTACCCGTATCACTCCAATGAATTTCTTTTAGCCTAGTTTTAATAGATGCAACAAAGGATACCATATCCGCGAATAGATCATCATTTACGAATCCATTTATTGTACATGCTCTATATCCAAGCATCACATCAAAAACCAATCCAATTCTCGAATCAAGATCCCGATCTATAAATAAAGCCCTTAAGTCCCCCGTAGTGTGAAGAAGTGTATTTTTACGACCATTTTCAATTGCAAACTTATTAGTCGGCGCTGAATTTAAAATTTCAGTTAAGCTTTTATTTAGAGATTCAAATTGTTTCGTTCGATCTCTTCTATTTTGACTTCCTTTCCCTGAATGGATGACATAGAGAGTGGGACTGAGTGAGCTCTCTATTGTGTCATACAATTTCAATAAAGAATCAACGTAACGGCCCTATTTTCCTCTTTTAGATGATTTATTAAAACTTTGTCTACATTTTGATATCCATAAAAAGCATGAATGTGGAGTAATATCCCTTCTCTCTGTGCACCGTGAATATATTCAATCACATCATTGTTTATGAGATTATCCATCTCCTGTTCGAACATTGGTTCTGTGATGGATAGTTCCATAACTTCAATTCTCAAATTCCTTGCTCGATTTATTGCATTGCGTAGTTCATCAACTATGTATCTCTTAGTATTAATTGCCGGATTGAAACCGAATTTGACCATTATTTTGACCTCATGTTCCTATTGCTGCAAGCACGACCACAAGAACGCTTTAAACGGTGGGGACGTCCTGTTCGGCCTCGACCTGAATTCCGGATGGAACTGCGTGGCGAAGAAGAACGGATGCCCCTCTAGCTCAACAATCTCCATTCTCGTCCCGCTCCGGTCGCTGCCTGAGAAAATCAGCCCATCTCGCTCTATCTGCTCTATATACACCGGGTTCACCTCGTACCGGTGCCGGTGCCGTTCCACTATCTTGTTCTTACCATAGACACGCTTCGCCAGCGTGTCCTTCCTTATGAAGACTTCGTAATCGCCCAACCGCATCGTCCCGCCCATTTCGTCCACTTTCTGCTGCTCTTCCAGCAGATCGATCACGGGATGCGGCGTCTCGCAAAACTCACAACTATGTGCATCCTTCAAGCCTGCGATGTGCCGTGCAGCCTCTATCACCGCCAACTGGAATCCGAAACACAGGCCTAAAAACGGAATACTATGCTCGCGCGCGTACGCAATCGCAGTGATCTTCCCTTCCACGCCGCGCGAGCCAAACCCGCCGGGAACGAGTATGCCCTGAACATCCTTGAAGAAAGGATCTAAACTGCCAACACCTTCTAAATCTTCCGCTTCTATCCATTTTGTCTCCACGTTGCAGCCTAATTCCGTAGCGGCGTGCTTAATCGCCTCTTTTATGCTCAAATATGAATCCTCCAACTCCGCGTATTTACCGACAATTGCTAGTCGTATATGCTTACCCTTGGCTGATTTTCTCATCCGCTCCACCATTCGCGCCCACGCGTGGTCGTCCGTGAGCGGCGCTAAGTGGAGTTTATCCATTAGGTACTCCACAATCCCTTCCTGCTCCAGCAAGAGTGGCACCTCGTAGATATCGCCCGCATCCGCAGCGCTAATCACCGCCCTCTGCTTCACGTTGCAGAACATCGCTATCTTCGCCTTCACGTCCTCCTTCAGCGGCTTTTTACAGCGGCAGACGATGATGTCCGGCTGCAGCCCCAATTCGCGAAGCATCTTCACCGAATGCTGTGTCGGCTTCGTCTTCGGCTCGTTCAGGAGCGTAAACGGCACTAACGTCACGTGCACAAAGAGAAAATCATTATCATCCTCCTCGCCCTGCATCTGCCTGACCGCTTCCAAAAACGGCATGCTCTCGATGTCGCCGACCGTGCCGCCGATCTCCACCAGGCAGAGATCCGCATCGCTATTCGCCGCGACGTCCCGTATTCGCGCTTTTATCTCGTTCGTTATATGCGGGATGATCTGCACCGTCTGCCCCAGATATTCGCCCTTTCGCTCGCGCTCGATCACCGCGGAATACACGACACCTGTGGTTATATTATGCTCCCTGCCAAGCTCCACATCCATGAACCGTTCGTAATGGCCCAAATCGAGATCAACCTCCGAGCCATCGCCTAAGACGTACACCTCACCGTGCTGATACGGATTCATCGTTCCCGCATCGATATTGATGTACGGATCGATCTTTATCGGCACGACGTTATAGCCCCTGTTCTTCAATAACCTGCCGATGGAGGCCATTGTGATGCCCTTGCCAAGCCCACTCATCACGCCCCCTGTCACCACTATGTATTTCATCCTTAACCCTTATTCACAGTTCTTCTTTGAGGCCACTCACAAATAAAAAGTATTCGGTTCTTTGATTAACCTTTCGTTTTAAGAACGGTTGTTGATAAACTTTTTCTCTCCGCGAGAAGGGCCGGTCAATAATTGTAAATAACGACAAATATGAAGATTAACGAGGCGATTACTGCACTGACGAACATAGACATATAAGCGTGGGATTCGCTAAAGATGTGCATAATTTCGAGAGAGACGAAAAATAGGATCGCTGCGCACGCGGATACGGCCAGGCGCGATAATAGCTCCCGCTCATCGGTCGATAAAGCTCGTTCTTTCTTCTCTTTCACCGCAGTATCTACCACGACTTCCCGCTCTGTACCCGCTTCCTCCCCAATCGTTTCAGACTCTCGTGACTCGACGATCTCAACGGAAAAGCTCCGCTTGGTCGCGCCGTAGCCCGTGCTCACGGATATCTCACCGATACCGAATTTATCCACCGCGCCCGCATAGCTCTTGGGCAGTCGTACAATTGCCGCCACTTTCTCCTCGTCTATTATATACGCCTTATCCTGCATCAGCATCAACTTGTCCCGTATCCCTTTGCTCAGCGAGAAATGCACGTGTGTCGGCTCGCCGCGATTGATAACCAACAGCTCAAAACTCGTCTCCTCGCCGGCCTTCAGCGGAATCCGCAGTACTTCATGCTCAAATTCTAGCGAATTCAAACTCTTCCTGCTCAGGTATATCTTCTGCTGTATTCGTTCCATCTCCTCTCGCTCATCGCCCGATGGCGCTACTTAAGGGGAGTGTGTATATAGTCAATCAGAGCTTTCCCTCAGCTCTGGCGGCAAGAGATTGGGAATGCCCTCCTCGATGGGATAACGCTGGTCGCATTTCCCGCAAAATAGATTGCCTTCCACTACCTCCCCCTTATCGTCCTCCGCTACGATACTCAACTCCAAATCGCCCTTGCACACGGGACAGGCGAGTATATCCATCAACTCTTTTTTCATTGCGTATCCGTAGTATCCCACTACTTTTTAAAGCCTGGGTTATGTTAAATGTAACGTTCTTACGTTGCTAACTAAGTACGCTAACTAAGACCGAACGAGAAGGAACGAAAAGATGAGAAGTAGAAAATTCGCGCCATCGAACCGCCTGGAACTAATCGGCATCTCGGGTCTTCCGGAGATCAAGAAAGGCGATGACTTAACGCGGTTATTCCTTGATGCCGTGAACGAGCAAAAAGAGAATCTAGAAGACGGCGACGTGATCGTCTTTACGTCTAAAGTGGTCTCGAAGAGCGAAGGGCGGGTCGTTGACCTCTCCAGCGTGCAGGTAAGCGAAGAAGCGGAACGAATAGCGCGTGAAACGGAGAAAGATCCGCGGATCGTTCAACTCGTACTCGAAGAATCGAAAGGAATCGAGCGAATGATGCGGAATCACGTTATCGTTGAGTCCAAGCACGGCTTTGTCTGTGCGAACGCAGGTGTGGACGAATCGAACGTTGAAGAAGGGAAGGCGGTGCTACTGCCGAAAGATCCGCAGAGAAGCGCGCAGCAGCTTAAGACGGAAATAGAAGCGCGAAGCGGAAGAGCGATTGCTGTCCTAATTGCCGATTCGTTCGGTCGTGCGTTCCGTGACGGCGTGACGGGGATCTGCATAGGAGTCTCGGGCATTCCCGCGCTCGTGGACCGACGGGGGGAAGAGGATCGTTTTGGCAAAATCGCACGGATAACAAAGGAAGCGATTGTCGACGAGATCTGTGCCGCAGCGAATCTCGTAATGGGTGAATTCAAAGAGGGCATACCAATCGTGATTGTCCGCGGATTGCTGCTGGAGCGGTGCGAACGGGATATAAAGGAACTCCTGTTCAGTAGAGAGGATGACCTCTTCCGGTAGGCTGGAATGCTGGAAACCTTTTTGTTAGAGCATTTATAACATAAAGCTAGGATTATGGCTAAGAAAGTAGCGGCGCTTGATGCGAATAAATGCATCGGGTGCATGGAATGTATGTTCGCCTGTTCACGACGGGTGGGTAGAGGCGGGTTTGACAAATCGGCGATTTTTGTGCGGTCCGCTGGCGGCATGGAGCACGGCTTCGTGATTGTTGTCTGCCGGGCATGTGAGAATCCACCCTGCGCAAAAGTCTGTCCTACTGATGCGTTACGGGAGAGAGAAGGCGGTGGTGTGATATTGGATGAGGATAAATGCATTGGCTGTGGTAATTGTGCAGAAGCCTGTATCATGGGCGCTATCTTCTGGGATGACGAGAAGAACAAGCCCATTGTCTGTAAATATTGCGGAAACTGCACTAATTATTGTGTGCATGACGTCATAAGTCTCGTTGAGGCTGAAGCAGGAGCTTAGATTAGAGGGGAACGATGCAATCAAAAGATATGAATAGGGTTTTGTACATAAATCTGACGAAGAGGGCCACCTCAGTAGAGCGGAGAGGGGATTTATTTGACGAGTATTTAGGCGGTACGGGTGTTGCGATAAAGCTGTTGGAAGAAGAATGCCCACGAGGTATCGATCCGTTGAGTGCTGATAATTCCATAATCTTTGCCGTTGGTCCGCTCTCGGCGTTATACCCTTCTGCATCAAAAACGGTCGCGATGTTTAAGTCGCCATTAACGGGTAACCTTGGCGAGAGTCATTGCGGTGGCAGGAGTGCGATGGCAATTAAATTCGCAGGATACGGGGCGATTGTTATTAAAGGCGCCAGTGATATTCCGGTCTATCTGGCGATTCACGGCGATGATATCCACTTTAGAGATGCCTCGTCTATCTGGGGCGTGGAGGCACAGACTGTCGGCCGAATTCTAAGAGAGGTCGAGCCGGGCTCGGGGGTTCGGTCGATCATCAGAATCGGAAGCGCAGGGGAAAAACAGGTGCGGTACGCCTGTGCGGTCTGTGAGACCTATCGGCATTTCGGACGGCTCGGCTTGGGCGCCGTGATGGGCTCGAAGAACCTGAAAGCTCTGGTCATATCAGCAGATAAGAGCCTAGAGCTACCAAAAGCGAAAAGGAAGGACTACAAGAAGGTTTACGACGAGCTTCAGGGTGTCGTGGTCAAAACGGACGCGATGGAGAAGTATCATGATTTAGGCACCGCGGGGAAGATTTACGATTTGAATAAAATCGGTGGTATGGCCTACAAGAATTTAGAATCGGGACAGGCGCCGGAAGAGATAGCACGGGAGTTGGCTGGCGAGAATTTCGCAGAGAAGGTGCTTTCAAGGCGCGTTTCCTGTGCACACTGCCCGGTAGGGTGTATCCATTTAGCATCGCTCAGGGAAATGTACGAGCCCGGGTATTATTTCAAGACCTCGATCATCCCGTACGACAACGAGACGATTTATTCGCTTGGATTTATGCTTGGGATGACGAAAGTGGAGGATTATCTGCGGTTGATTGATGTCGTTGATCGGAGGGGGATGGATGCGATAAGCACGGGCGTTATCTTGGCATGGGCGACGGAGGCGTACGAAAAAGGGC
This region of Methanomicrobia archaeon genomic DNA includes:
- a CDS encoding 4Fe-4S binding protein, with the protein product MECMFACSRRVGRGGFDKSAIFVRSAGGMEHGFVIVVCRACENPPCAKVCPTDALREREGGGVILDEDKCIGCGNCAEACIMGAIFWDDEKNKPIVCKYCGNCTNYCVHDVISLVEAEAGA
- the pyrG gene encoding CTP synthase (glutamine hydrolyzing) produces the protein MKYIVVTGGVMSGLGKGITMASIGRLLKNRGYNVVPIKIDPYINIDAGTMNPYQHGEVYVLGDGSEVDLDLGHYERFMDVELGREHNITTGVVYSAVIERERKGEYLGQTVQIIPHITNEIKARIRDVAANSDADLCLVEIGGTVGDIESMPFLEAVRQMQGEEDDNDFLFVHVTLVPFTLLNEPKTKPTQHSVKMLRELGLQPDIIVCRCKKPLKEDVKAKIAMFCNVKQRAVISAADAGDIYEVPLLLEQEGIVEYLMDKLHLAPLTDDHAWARMVERMRKSAKGKHIRLAIVGKYAELEDSYLSIKEAIKHAATELGCNVETKWIEAEDLEGVGSLDPFFKDVQGILVPGGFGSRGVEGKITAIAYAREHSIPFLGLCFGFQLAVIEAARHIAGLKDAHSCEFCETPHPVIDLLEEQQKVDEMGGTMRLGDYEVFIRKDTLAKRVYGKNKIVERHRHRYEVNPVYIEQIERDGLIFSGSDRSGTRMEIVELEGHPFFFATQFHPEFRSRPNRTSPPFKAFLWSCLQQ
- a CDS encoding methytransferase partner Trm112; amino-acid sequence: MKKELMDILACPVCKGDLELSIVAEDDKGEVVEGNLFCGKCDQRYPIEEGIPNLLPPELRESSD
- the cofE gene encoding coenzyme F420-0:L-glutamate ligase, which codes for MRSRKFAPSNRLELIGISGLPEIKKGDDLTRLFLDAVNEQKENLEDGDVIVFTSKVVSKSEGRVVDLSSVQVSEEAERIARETEKDPRIVQLVLEESKGIERMMRNHVIVESKHGFVCANAGVDESNVEEGKAVLLPKDPQRSAQQLKTEIEARSGRAIAVLIADSFGRAFRDGVTGICIGVSGIPALVDRRGEEDRFGKIARITKEAIVDEICAAANLVMGEFKEGIPIVIVRGLLLERCERDIKELLFSREDDLFR
- a CDS encoding aldehyde:ferredoxin oxidoreductase; the encoded protein is MQSKDMNRVLYINLTKRATSVERRGDLFDEYLGGTGVAIKLLEEECPRGIDPLSADNSIIFAVGPLSALYPSASKTVAMFKSPLTGNLGESHCGGRSAMAIKFAGYGAIVIKGASDIPVYLAIHGDDIHFRDASSIWGVEAQTVGRILREVEPGSGVRSIIRIGSAGEKQVRYACAVCETYRHFGRLGLGAVMGSKNLKALVISADKSLELPKAKRKDYKKVYDELQGVVVKTDAMEKYHDLGTAGKIYDLNKIGGMAYKNLESGQAPEEIARELAGENFAEKVLSRRVSCAHCPVGCIHLASLREMYEPGYYFKTSIIPYDNETIYSLGFMLGMTKVEDYLRLIDVVDRRGMDAISTGVILAWATEAYEKGLITKEHTDGLELRWGDVQVYSEAIRKIVRMPTEFYRDLARGVEHASSVYGGQDYALAFGGNEMPEYHTGIACYLNNLAGARHSHLDSAGYDLDQKLLGKEFTLEEVVEKLLKEEEWRQILSSLVVCFFARKVYTPAVIPKALDAIGVKGWTSEKLEELGREIHRAKMNFKFREGFNLDTIRIPKRIFEVPTPHGLLKEEELRKALAIYKERIGSG